Within the Flavobacterium sp. CG_23.5 genome, the region CCAGCAAAACAGCTAAAAATATGTGCTTTACAACATTTAGCTTTATGTTCTGCAACTATTTTCTAGCACAAATTAGCACGAATTAATTTGTGAAAATTTGTAATTCGTGTTAAAATTTTAACAGTACAGACTTTAATACTCAAATCGCTCCACTACTGCATTAAATTCTGGTTCGATATGCCATTTTTGTTTAATTGTTTGATTGTGAATGGCTATTATTCTTGTTTTAAAATCGTTTAAAATTCCATTGGCAATCAAAAAAATCACCGCCTGTTCAAAGGAATTGAACATACTTTTGAAAAACAATTCTTGTTTTATAACATTCTCAGAGGAGAAGGTTTGGGCAATTTCAATATTGTAGAGCATTACATCGGCAATTATAAACGGATCGACTCCCAAAAGGATAAAATGCTTAATATATTTTTGAGCAACGGAACGTCTCATTTTTGGTTTGCTGCGTCTTCCTGGTTTTTTTGCAGGATAATATTCATGTGAGATTTTCAGTTTGCA harbors:
- a CDS encoding DUF6155 family protein, giving the protein MSKRDLKKYLAELNKEQLEEQIIELYEKFSAVKVYYNFVFNPKEETLLQECKLKISHEYYPAKKPGRRSKPKMRRSVAQKYIKHFILLGVDPFIIADVMLYNIEIAQTFSSENVIKQELFFKSMFNSFEQAVIFLIANGILNDFKTRIIAIHNQTIKQKWHIEPEFNAVVERFEY